Within Dysosmobacter sp. Marseille-Q4140, the genomic segment GAGAAACTCGTCCATATCCCCGTACCGGGAGGGCTCCATCAGGTCATGAATGGCAAAGACGCCGCCCCTCTTCAGTACCCGCAGGGACTCCCGCAGCAGCGTCTGCTTGTCCGCGCCGGTGATGTTGTGGTAGACGTAGTTGCTGGTCACTGCGTCGAAGGTCTCATCCGGGAAATCCAGATGGCGGGCGTCGCCTTGCTGGAAGGTGATGTTGCTCACCCCCTCTGCCCGGGCATTCCGCTCACAGAGTTTCCGGCTGTAGGAGGCGTATTCCACGCCCCAGCGGTCGATGCCCACCATGCGGCCCGAGGGGTTCCTTTTGGCACAGGCGATGGTCAACGCCCCGCTGCCGCACCCCACATCCAGGCCCACGCCGCCCTCCGGAAGTTCAATGTATGAGGCGACGCCCTCGATGATCTGCCGGGACAACTGCCGCCCGCCCTCGTAGGAAAACATCGCCCGGGCGTACAGGCTCCACGCCGCCCCCGCCAGACATCCCACAGCGCCCAGGCCCAGGACTGCTCCGGCAAGATGCTTTGCCGTCCGGCCCATGGGCAGCCGTGATCTGACTGCAGCCGCGCTTCCCGCCGCCAGTACGCCGGTGGCGGTTCCCAGCCCCACGATCATGCCCCTGGGCATCCAATTCCGATAATCTGGCTTCATGGTCATCTCCCCTTCCGGATTCATCTGCGGAGGACATGGAGATCCTGCTCCCCAGAGCAGTGAGCCCCTGCCCAGGTTTCTATGCGGGTGATACCGGTCCTCCAGGCGTACTTCACAATCTGTTTTCCAAATTGGCAGATCCTTGATGCCTTTGTTATTTCTCACTCTTCCGCATTAGGCTGGTTCTCCTGTCCATGACGGTGCCGCCCGCAGCAATGTCTGCCGCTGTGATGGCCGCAGCAGCAGCCCCCGTCCGGGTCGGTGGGGTCCAGGTGCAGGAGGTCCACCTTGACGGTGCTCTCCTGGGTGTCCATTTGATTCAAATGATCCATCATAGCATTTACTCCTTCGGAACTTTTTATTGGTAAGCATTGTATTTGCTTTTGGTTAGTTATTGCTAACCATAGCGCAATTATATAAAATTGTACCCCCGCTGTCAAGAAACCGACTGCCGCAGGACGGAAAATCCTTCCTGCGGCAGTCGGTTATTTTCTTTTAGGATTTTTGGGAAACCATCCACGCTCTACGCGATGGGCCTGTTCCTTCAGCTCCCGGATGCTCCACAGGCAGCCTGCCCCCAAAAGCCCCAAAACAATGGAGATCAGTCCCTGAACGAACAAGGCCCCACAGAGAAAGAGCAGACCCGCAATCAGAAACACCGGCCAGACCCGCTGGGTGAAGTGGTATTCGCACCAGATTACCAGCGGATGGAATGCACCGATAATCAGCAGGGACGCCGCACCCACCGCGATCCCCTCAAAGTTTAGCTGCATAAGCATCACCTCGGGGCTATTATACCAGAAACGCGGAAAAATGTAAACAGCTCTTTCCGCAGTTTCCCCTTGACAGGTTCCACCCTCCATGCTATATTGATAATTAGATTATCGGTAATCAAATTATCTATTGAGGAGGCGATTGTATGGCAGTGGCGGACCGCTCCATTGATCCCCGGATCCTGGAGAGCGCCCGAACAGAGTTCCTGGCAAGCGGCTTTGAAAAAGCGTCCCTTAAGACCATCTGCGAGGGGGCCGGAGTCACCACAGGAGCGCTGTATAAGCGCTACAAGGGAAAGGAGGAGCTGTTCTGTGCGGTGGTGGAACAGACGGTGTCGGACCTGTACGAAGTGGCCCATGCCCGGGGGGATAAGGACCCCACGGCCATGTCCAACCAGGAACTGATCAAGGCGTGGGACATGGATGGGGCGGACATGATGTGGTGGTTCCGTTTCCTCTACGACCGGCGGGACGACTTCTATCTGCTGCTCTCCTGCTCCCAGGGGACCCGGTACGCCAACTTCCCCCACGATTGGGTGGAGCTTCTGACGAAGGCCACCAGCGCCTATCTGGCGGAGGCCCAGCGGCGTGGCCTGTGCCGGAACGATGTAGAGCCGGCGGAGCTGCACATCCTGCTGTCCGCTTTCTGGACCACGATTTATGAGCCCTTCATCCATCACTTCACCTGGGAACAGATCGAGGCCCACTGCCGGATCGTCTGCGGCCTGTTCAACTGGCATGGCGCGCTGCATTTTCAGAAATAGGGAAAGCCTCTCCAGCGGAGAGGTTTTTCACCGGCCAAGAGTTAGCAATAACTAATCTCAAAAAAAGGAGGTTCGACTGTGTTTCAAAAAGTTTTGGAGTATGCGGGCGAGTATCGGAAGACTACCTATCTCTCTATGGCGGTGATGCTCATCGGCATCGTCATGAATGTGCTCCCCTTCCTGTTCATCTACCAACTGATCCGGCCCCTGCTGCTGGGAGAATCGCTGGAGCTTGGATACGCGGCGTGGCGGGTGGCAGCCATCGCCGTCTGCGGGATTCTGTACGCTGTTTTGTATGTGAAAGGCCTGTCCCTCTCCCATCGGGCGGCCTACAACACCCTGAAAAACCTGCGGGCTTCCCTCCAGGGAAAGCTGGAGCGGCAGCCCCTGGGCGTGATCCAGGAGAAGGGCGTGGGCGCCTTGAAGAAGATGTTCATTGACGACATCGACTCCATTGAGCTGCTGCTGGCCCATGCCCTGCCGGAGGGGCTGGCCAATCTGGCGGTGCCTGCCTTTGTCTTTCTCGCCATGTTCTTCGTGGACTGGAA encodes:
- a CDS encoding class I SAM-dependent methyltransferase, which produces MNPEGEMTMKPDYRNWMPRGMIVGLGTATGVLAAGSAAAVRSRLPMGRTAKHLAGAVLGLGAVGCLAGAAWSLYARAMFSYEGGRQLSRQIIEGVASYIELPEGGVGLDVGCGSGALTIACAKRNPSGRMVGIDRWGVEYASYSRKLCERNARAEGVSNITFQQGDARHLDFPDETFDAVTSNYVYHNITGADKQTLLRESLRVLKRGGVFAIHDLMEPSRYGDMDEFLRKLREDGFQEAQLLPTAYGSFMTPWEGKTLFLSGSALLVGRK
- a CDS encoding DUF4491 family protein encodes the protein MLMQLNFEGIAVGAASLLIIGAFHPLVIWCEYHFTQRVWPVFLIAGLLFLCGALFVQGLISIVLGLLGAGCLWSIRELKEQAHRVERGWFPKNPKRK
- a CDS encoding TetR/AcrR family transcriptional regulator, which encodes MAVADRSIDPRILESARTEFLASGFEKASLKTICEGAGVTTGALYKRYKGKEELFCAVVEQTVSDLYEVAHARGDKDPTAMSNQELIKAWDMDGADMMWWFRFLYDRRDDFYLLLSCSQGTRYANFPHDWVELLTKATSAYLAEAQRRGLCRNDVEPAELHILLSAFWTTIYEPFIHHFTWEQIEAHCRIVCGLFNWHGALHFQK